From one Alosa alosa isolate M-15738 ecotype Scorff River chromosome 5, AALO_Geno_1.1, whole genome shotgun sequence genomic stretch:
- the elovl7a gene encoding elongation of very long chain fatty acids protein 7a, with translation MAFSEYTYRAVHLYDEWLKDADPRLDGWFLMSSPFPQTVILLSYIYFVKSLGPRLMENRKPFNLRPILIVYNFSSVALSVYMSYEFVMSGWGTGYSFKCDPVDYSHSPQAMRMVQTCWLYYFSKFTELLDTIFFVLRKKNNQITFLHVYHHAIMPFTWWFGVKFAPGGIGTFHGLLNCIVHVIMYTYYGLSALGPSFQKFLWWKKHLTSIQLIQFVIVTCHSSQYFFMEDCGYQYPIFVYIVALYGMVFLLLFLNFWYHAYTKGKRLPKVLRAKGPDPNGNGVLHNKDE, from the exons ATGGCATTCAGCGAGTACACTTATAGAGCTGTGCATCTGTATGATGAATGGCTCAAAGATGCCG ACCCTAGGTTGGACGGCTGGTTTCTCATGTCGTCCCCGTTTCCACAAACGGTCATCCTTCTTTCCTACATCTACTTCGTCAAATCACTGGGGCCCAGGTTGATGGAGAACCGCAAGCCCTTTAACTTGAGGCCGATCCTCATTGTCTACAACTTCAGCTCAGTGGCACTGTCCGTTTACATGAGTTATGAG TTTGTCATGTCGGGATGGGGGACAGGATACAGCTTCAAATGTGACCCCGTGGACTATTCCCACTCTCCACAGGCTATGAGG ATGGTTCAAACCTGCTGGCTGTACTATTTCTCCAAGTTCACTGAACTGCTGGATACA attttctttgttttgcGTAAAAAGAACAACCAGATCACCTTCCTCCACGTGTACCATCACGCCATCATGCCTTTCACCTGGTGGTTTGGTGTAAAGTTTGCTCCAG GCGGAATCGGAACCTTCCATGGCCTTCTGAACTGCATTGTCCATGTCATCATGTACACCTACTACGGCCTGTCAGCCTTGGGGCCTTCTTTCCAAAAATTCCTCTGGTGGAAGAAGCATCTCACATCAATTCAGCTG ATCCAGTTTGTCATAGTCACCTGCCACAGTAGTCAGTATTTCTTCATGGAGGACTGCGGCTACCAGTACCCCATCTTTGTGTACATCGTCGCCCTCTATGGCATGGTCTTTCTGCTGCTCTTCCTCAACTTCTGGTACCACGCTTACACCAAGGGCAAGAGGCTCCCCAAAGTGCTGCGGGCCAAGGGGCCCGACCCCAATGGAAATGGGGTGCTCCATAACAAAGATGAGTAG